Sequence from the Seonamhaeicola sp. ML3 genome:
CTTGATTGGTGACCATGACCAGTTCATAATCCAATTCACTGGCTATCTTAGCCATGTATTGAAACACTTTTGGGTAGAATTCCAGTTTCTCTAAACTATCTAATTGATAATCTACTGGCGGTTCTAGGACCAAGGTGCCGTCTCTGTCTATGAATAGTACTTTCTTCATCTTTTTTTGTCATTCCTGCTAAGGCAGGAATCTATTTAATATTATTCAAATTTATGTGGATTCCACATCAGGTGCGGAATGACAATCATTTTAATTCTTTTAAGGCCTTAATCAATATCTCGTTTTCTTCCTTAGTTCCCACCGTAAAACGTAAACAGTTTTCACAACCTGGTTGCGTTGTTCTATTTCTAATTACAATACCCTTCTCAATGAGCTCATCATAGCGTTTGGTTGCATCATCAACCTTGGCTAAGACAAAATTAGCATCAGAAGGATATATTTCAGACACAAAAGGAACATCCTTAAGTTTATCAACTAAAGCCGTTCTTTCTTCTAAAATGGATTCAACTTGACTTTGTGTCTGTTCGTAATTTTTAAGCTGCTCAATAGCTCGTTGTTGTGTCAACTCATTGACATTATAAGGCGGCTTGATATTGTTCAAAACAGATATAACCTCTTTTGATGCATAACAAATCCCCAAGCGGATGCCAGCCATTCCGTAGGCTTTTGACAATGTTTGGGTCACAATCAAATTGGGAAATTCGTTTAACCTTTCAATCCAACTTGGAATATCGGAAAAATCAATATACGCTTCATCAATAACAACAACGCCTTTAAACGCTTTCAACAATCTTTCAATGGATTCTTGAGAAAAGCTATTCCCGGTAGGGTTATTTGGTGAGCATAAAAATAAGAGTTTACTATTTTCATCTGCAACTTCTAAAATCTTATCAACTTG
This genomic interval carries:
- the hisC gene encoding histidinol-phosphate transaminase, translated to MNVLDLIRPSIKALKPYSSARDEFKGATDDMVFLDANENPYENGVNRYPDPQQGSVKDLLSNLKGVPVENILLGNGSDEVLDLIYRAFCEPNKDNVITLPPTYGMYSVLANINAVDIKKVQLSDDFQPQVDKILEVADENSKLLFLCSPNNPTGNSFSQESIERLLKAFKGVVVIDEAYIDFSDIPSWIERLNEFPNLIVTQTLSKAYGMAGIRLGICYASKEVISVLNNIKPPYNVNELTQQRAIEQLKNYEQTQSQVESILEERTALVDKLKDVPFVSEIYPSDANFVLAKVDDATKRYDELIEKGIVIRNRTTQPGCENCLRFTVGTKEENEILIKALKELK